CCATTGCGGAAATTCTTGTCTCCCTTTCTTTTCTCCTTCACGTCCGGAACCCCCGCCAGTGGTCACTTCTTCTCGCCTACGGCGTTTTTCTGGTCGCCATTTCCAATGTGGACTTTCTCTTTTTGCCGGCCAACGTCTTCGACATGGCCTTCACCGTCCAGTCCCAGCTGCTCTTCGGAGCCGGACTCTCTTTGGCCCAGATTTCCCTCGGGCCGCTCTCCCGCTCCTTTCTTCCATCGAACCGGTTTCGCTCTTCCGCAACATGGCTTTTGTTCGCCCAGTTTCTCGGGGGAGCGTGGGGGACGATGCTGTCGCGGCACCTTGTCCATCATATCCGGCCTGTTTTTCGGCTTGACCTCCCCCAAACATCCTCCCCCGCTCCACCGCTCTCCTCTCTCCACCTTCTCCAGCAGATCGCGGGAGAATACACCGCGAACATGATCTTTCTGGATCTCGGGCTGCTCGGCCTTCTGGGATGCGCGGCGGTTTTGGCCCTTTTTCTTTTCCCAGGGCCGGATGACATGAACCCGGCGGATTCCGGACAGTCTTCCGGCTCTTGAGGAGAAAACGGGTTTTGGCCTGTTTTTGACCTGGAAAAGAGAGAGACCGTATCATGAAGGTTCAGGTTTCGTCGCTCTCTCTGGAAAAAACCCAAAAACACGGACAACGATCGAAAATGATTGATTCTGGAGGAAAAAACGAGCATGTCCAGGCTTTTTGAACCGATGACCATCCAGTCCGTCACTTTCAAAAACCGGATCTGCGTGTCGCCCATGTGTCAATATTCGACACCGGACGGTGTGGCGGGAGACTGGCACATGGTCCACCTGGGAAGCCGGGCTGTCGGAGGAGCGGGGGTCGTGATGGTCGAAGCCTCCGCCGTCAGTCCGGAAGGCCGGATTACGCCCGATGACCTTGGCCTCTGGAACGACCGGCAGGCCGAAGCGCTCCGGCCCATTGCCGCGTTCATCCGCCGCTTTGGAGCCGTTGCCGGAATCCAGATTGCCCACGCCGGCAGAAAAGCGTCCACGGCAGCCCCTTTCAAGGGCGGTCACCCGCTCTCCCCTTCGGAAGGTGGATGGCAGACGCTGGGTCCCAGCGAACTCCCCTTCGGGCATTACCCGTCCCCCCGTGCCATGGACAAAACGGATCTGGATAAAGTCCGGAAAGATTTCCGGGCGGCGGCCCAGAGGGCTTACTCCGCGGGCTTCAATCTTCTGGAGCTCCACCTGGCTCACGGATACCTCCTCCACAGTTTTCTCTCTCCCCTCTCCAACAGGCGGACGGATACATATGGCGGAC
This Leptospirillum ferriphilum DNA region includes the following protein-coding sequences:
- a CDS encoding NADH:flavin oxidoreductase/NADH oxidase gives rise to the protein MSRLFEPMTIQSVTFKNRICVSPMCQYSTPDGVAGDWHMVHLGSRAVGGAGVVMVEASAVSPEGRITPDDLGLWNDRQAEALRPIAAFIRRFGAVAGIQIAHAGRKASTAAPFKGGHPLSPSEGGWQTLGPSELPFGHYPSPRAMDKTDLDKVRKDFRAAAQRAYSAGFNLLELHLAHGYLLHSFLSPLSNRRTDTYGGPLENRMRFPLEVVRSVREVWPGSLPLWVRISSTDWVPGGWDPEMSVELCRQLKAEGVDVIDASSGGLAPDAVIPLGPGYQTGIAARIRREADLPVVAVGMITDPVQAEHVLVTGQADLVSLAREMLRDPYWPLHAAHRLGQTVDWPAQYERAKPR